In one window of Prevotella sp. E13-17 DNA:
- a CDS encoding thymidine kinase, translated as MITYPSTGENHRPGRIEVVCGSMFSGKTEELIRRMRRAQFAKQRVEIFKPAIDVRYSEEDVVSHDQKHIQSTPIESSASILLLTSDIDVVGIDEAQFFDDGIVNVCNELANRGIRVIVAGLDMDFRGIPFGPMPALCAIADDVTKVHAICVKCGSLAYVSHRKVQNDKRVLLGETQEYEPLCRTCYQHAIEEEKAKNEKTLK; from the coding sequence ATGATTACATATCCATCGACAGGCGAGAACCATCGTCCAGGCAGAATCGAAGTGGTTTGTGGCTCGATGTTCTCGGGTAAAACCGAAGAACTGATTCGACGCATGCGCCGCGCCCAGTTTGCGAAGCAGCGCGTGGAGATATTCAAACCGGCTATCGACGTGCGCTATTCCGAGGAAGACGTGGTGAGCCACGACCAAAAGCATATCCAGTCAACCCCTATTGAGTCGTCGGCCAGCATCCTCTTGCTGACCAGCGACATAGATGTGGTGGGCATTGACGAGGCTCAGTTCTTCGACGATGGCATCGTCAACGTGTGCAACGAGTTGGCAAACCGAGGCATCCGCGTCATCGTGGCGGGACTCGACATGGACTTCCGAGGCATTCCCTTTGGCCCCATGCCTGCCCTTTGTGCCATTGCCGACGACGTCACGAAGGTGCATGCCATCTGCGTAAAATGTGGTTCACTGGCCTATGTCAGCCACCGAAAGGTACAGAATGACAAGCGCGTGCTGCTGGGCGAAACACAAGAATACGAACCTCTTTGTCGCACATGTTATCAACATGCGATAGAAGAAGAAAAGGCTAAAAACGAAAAAACATTGAAATAA
- a CDS encoding RagB/SusD family nutrient uptake outer membrane protein, whose amino-acid sequence MNNKIYNILAIGLGVLVTTACSDFLDKMPDERTELNTVENVVDLLKGSYPSTNYQFICELSSDNFIDNNAPHLPSNPNDKQIENHYNYPSAARWNDEMFQFEEPLSATYSDAESHGRVWDGWYNSIAAVNAALEAIDNLAKEEGINSHEDYAQLSPRLRAAYGEALLLRAYDHFVLANIFGQAYRNEAQSAQDRSIAYVTEPETQLIKDYDRLSVKEVYDLIIKDMEEGLKYVSDSYYAAPKYHFNTNAAHAFAARVYLYHHDWDKCIAEANQVLGTNDASLLRMSMDYSIFTDCATSNDYGNKWQDPKLNNNLMLLDTYSSYSRLVFGYRYSIAGEAASEVLMVRTNSELWRSYIANPITMVSGMLFSSSQHDYGYYSCKINEQFQMLDKIAQTGYVHQIIRAFTAMDLLLERAEAYIMKNDLANASHDLQAYWNNSIETFSEKDKATFVTPGDIKLLTDDMIKSNFMRKTNCFDNWDFVSQNISSAIHITPEAVPYMNCLNDFRRFEHSFEGMRFFDLKRWGMEWTHYYGLDKKAIVMKGVDTRRALEAPSEAKLNGAGSSRPEMVTVTENDSRRGLVAPKYSQFRINANK is encoded by the coding sequence ATGAATAATAAGATATACAATATATTGGCAATAGGATTGGGAGTGCTTGTCACAACGGCATGTTCTGACTTCTTGGATAAGATGCCCGACGAGCGCACAGAGCTCAATACCGTAGAGAACGTGGTAGATTTGCTGAAAGGCTCTTATCCCTCAACCAACTACCAGTTCATCTGCGAACTGTCAAGCGACAACTTTATTGATAACAATGCGCCACATCTGCCTTCAAATCCTAACGACAAGCAGATAGAGAACCACTATAACTATCCTTCGGCTGCACGCTGGAACGACGAGATGTTCCAGTTTGAAGAACCCCTCTCGGCCACCTATTCTGATGCTGAGTCGCATGGGCGTGTGTGGGACGGATGGTACAACTCCATTGCTGCTGTCAATGCTGCCTTGGAAGCTATCGACAATCTGGCTAAGGAAGAGGGCATCAACAGCCACGAAGACTACGCTCAGTTGTCTCCCCGCCTGCGTGCCGCCTATGGTGAGGCTCTCTTGCTTCGTGCCTACGACCACTTTGTCTTGGCCAACATCTTTGGTCAGGCCTATCGCAACGAGGCACAGAGCGCTCAAGACCGGTCTATTGCCTACGTCACTGAGCCAGAGACACAGCTGATCAAGGACTATGACCGTCTGTCGGTCAAGGAGGTCTATGACCTGATCATCAAGGATATGGAAGAGGGCCTGAAGTATGTCAGCGACAGCTACTACGCCGCACCCAAGTATCATTTCAACACCAATGCTGCCCATGCCTTTGCTGCTCGCGTCTATTTGTACCACCACGACTGGGACAAGTGTATCGCCGAAGCCAATCAGGTGCTGGGCACCAATGATGCTTCATTGCTCCGCATGTCGATGGACTATTCCATCTTCACAGACTGTGCCACCTCTAATGACTATGGCAACAAGTGGCAGGATCCGAAGTTGAACAACAACCTGATGCTGCTCGATACCTATAGCTCTTATTCACGTCTGGTATTCGGCTATCGCTATAGCATTGCAGGCGAGGCTGCTTCAGAAGTGCTGATGGTTCGCACCAACAGCGAGCTGTGGAGATCCTACATCGCCAACCCTATCACGATGGTCAGTGGCATGCTGTTCAGTTCCAGTCAGCACGACTACGGCTACTACTCTTGTAAGATCAATGAGCAGTTCCAGATGCTCGACAAGATAGCCCAGACGGGTTATGTTCATCAAATCATTCGTGCTTTCACAGCGATGGATCTGTTGCTGGAACGTGCCGAGGCTTATATCATGAAGAACGATTTGGCAAATGCCAGTCATGACCTCCAGGCCTACTGGAACAACTCTATCGAGACCTTCTCTGAAAAGGATAAGGCGACATTCGTAACGCCCGGCGATATCAAGTTGCTGACAGACGATATGATCAAGTCGAACTTCATGAGAAAGACCAACTGCTTCGACAACTGGGATTTCGTTTCGCAGAACATCTCATCTGCCATTCACATCACTCCAGAGGCTGTGCCTTACATGAACTGTCTGAACGACTTCCGTCGCTTCGAGCATAGCTTCGAGGGCATGCGCTTCTTCGACTTGAAGCGTTGGGGCATGGAGTGGACCCACTACTATGGTCTGGACAAGAAAGCTATTGTGATGAAAGGTGTGGACACCCGTCGCGCCCTGGAAGCACCTTCGGAGGCTAAGCTCAATGGCGCAGGCAGCTCTCGCCCCGAAATGGTAACTGTTACCGAGAACGATTCACGCCGTGGTCTGGTGGCTCCCAAATACAGTCAGTTTAGAATTAATGCAAACAAATAA
- a CDS encoding SusC/RagA family TonB-linked outer membrane protein: MEKRFVMLLVSLFLSIGMGWAQSKITGTVYEDTGDPCIGATVMIQGTNKGTKTDIDGQFSLTVPDGKKLVISYIGMVTKTVTPKNGMKVTLQADAHMVQEVVVTGVQKMDKRLFTGATTKIDAEKTKLDGVADVTRALEGRAAGVSVQNVSSTFGTAPKIKVRGATSIYGSSSPLWVVDGVIMEDAVNVSSDDLSSGDAQTLIANAIAGLNADDIESFQVLKDGSATSIYGARAMAGVVVITTKKGRVGHSAINYTGEFTYRMKPSYSEYNISNSQEQMGIYKEMAAKGWLEFSALANGASSGLYGKMYNLIQQYNESNGAFGLPYTQAAMNAYLQQAEFRNTNWFDLLFNDNVMQTHSVSISSGTEKANLYASLSAMLDPGWTKASEVKRYTANVNASFNLSKQLTLTLRTNASHRSQTAPGTLNQNTDVVSGAVSRDFDINPFSFALNTARTLDPNQTYKRNFADFNIFHELNNNYIDIDVMDVKFQGEVSYKPILGLEVNLLGSYRVNRSSRDHNVLNTSNQAEAYRAGVDDPNVMYSNTYLYTDPDKPNSLPISVMPKGGIWIENQNRVKQYDFRGTINYNKVWDDIHIFNALVGMEANRADYDASENQIYGMDYEHARLVKVTPEFFKQAKEEGTTLYQRSSSWNRRLAYMANLNYSYKGRYQLNLTGRYDGTNQLGKARSSRWLPTWNVSSSWNAHEESFFKDWMEKTNGAVSHATLRLSYSLTGEQTTASNAYPIYYPTIIWRPQSDQQETGLVLYQLGNSDLTFEKKYEFNLGVDLGFLNNRINFVSDIYWRDNKSLMGYMNTNGYGGELRKFANVAAMKSHGIEFTISSQNIRTKDWNWNTDFTFSYNKTEITHLLSTSRVIDLVTVGGASRLGYDHRSLFSIPFVGLNDEGIPQIINEKNEVATSDINFQEHVNLDFLKYEGPTEPAYTGGLNNMVSWKNWRLNMFFTYSFGNKIRLDPVFSSVYSDQSAMPKEFKNRWVIPGDEKHTNIPAIASVAQYYSDRYLSYAYNAYNYSTARVADGGFIRLKNISLSYDFDPQLISKIGLSTASLKLDATNVWLLYSDSKLNGQDPEFINSGGVAQPLSKQFTLTLRLGI, from the coding sequence ATGGAGAAAAGATTTGTGATGCTTTTGGTTAGCTTGTTCCTGTCGATAGGAATGGGTTGGGCACAAAGCAAGATTACTGGAACTGTTTATGAAGACACAGGTGATCCTTGTATCGGTGCAACGGTGATGATACAGGGCACAAACAAAGGAACAAAAACGGATATCGATGGTCAATTCTCGTTGACTGTTCCCGATGGCAAGAAACTCGTTATCAGCTATATCGGTATGGTTACGAAGACGGTAACGCCGAAAAACGGTATGAAGGTGACGCTGCAGGCCGATGCACACATGGTGCAGGAGGTCGTGGTGACGGGCGTTCAGAAGATGGATAAGCGTCTGTTTACTGGCGCTACCACCAAGATTGATGCCGAAAAGACAAAACTTGACGGTGTGGCCGACGTGACTCGTGCACTGGAAGGTCGTGCTGCCGGTGTCAGCGTGCAGAACGTGTCGAGCACGTTTGGTACTGCACCCAAGATTAAAGTGCGTGGTGCTACCTCTATCTACGGTTCTTCTTCGCCCCTTTGGGTGGTCGATGGCGTTATCATGGAGGATGCTGTCAACGTGAGCAGCGACGACCTGTCAAGTGGCGATGCGCAGACCCTGATTGCCAATGCCATTGCCGGCTTGAACGCAGACGATATCGAGTCGTTCCAGGTCCTCAAGGATGGCTCTGCCACTTCTATCTATGGCGCTCGCGCCATGGCCGGTGTGGTAGTTATCACCACCAAGAAAGGTCGTGTGGGACACAGCGCAATCAACTATACCGGTGAGTTTACCTACCGCATGAAGCCCAGCTACAGCGAGTATAACATCTCAAACTCTCAGGAGCAGATGGGTATCTATAAAGAGATGGCAGCCAAAGGCTGGCTGGAATTCTCGGCCTTGGCCAACGGTGCTTCAAGTGGCTTGTATGGCAAGATGTATAACCTCATTCAGCAGTATAACGAGAGCAACGGCGCTTTCGGACTGCCCTACACTCAGGCAGCCATGAATGCCTATCTGCAGCAAGCCGAGTTCCGCAACACCAACTGGTTTGACCTGTTGTTCAATGACAACGTGATGCAGACCCACTCTGTCAGCATTTCCAGTGGTACGGAGAAGGCAAATCTCTATGCTTCGCTGTCGGCCATGCTTGACCCGGGATGGACCAAGGCCAGCGAGGTGAAGCGTTATACGGCCAACGTGAATGCCTCTTTCAACCTGTCGAAGCAGCTGACGCTGACCTTGCGTACCAATGCCAGCCATCGTTCGCAGACGGCACCGGGTACGCTGAACCAGAATACCGACGTGGTGAGTGGTGCTGTGAGTCGTGATTTCGACATCAACCCCTTTAGTTTTGCGCTCAACACCGCCCGTACGCTGGATCCCAATCAGACGTATAAGCGTAACTTTGCCGACTTCAACATCTTCCACGAGTTGAACAACAACTATATCGACATCGACGTGATGGATGTGAAGTTCCAGGGCGAAGTTTCTTATAAGCCCATTCTTGGCCTTGAGGTCAACTTGCTGGGTTCTTATCGCGTGAACCGTTCAAGCCGCGATCATAATGTGCTGAACACCTCAAACCAGGCCGAGGCCTATCGTGCCGGTGTGGACGATCCAAACGTGATGTACAGCAATACCTATCTGTACACCGATCCCGACAAACCCAACTCACTGCCTATCAGTGTGATGCCTAAGGGCGGTATCTGGATTGAGAACCAGAACCGCGTGAAGCAGTACGACTTCCGTGGTACTATTAATTATAATAAGGTGTGGGACGATATCCATATTTTCAACGCCTTGGTGGGTATGGAAGCCAACCGTGCCGACTATGATGCCTCTGAGAATCAGATCTACGGCATGGACTATGAACATGCACGCTTGGTGAAGGTTACTCCCGAATTTTTTAAGCAGGCAAAGGAAGAAGGTACAACGTTGTACCAGCGTTCCAGCTCATGGAATCGTCGATTGGCTTACATGGCCAACCTGAACTATTCTTATAAAGGTCGCTATCAGTTGAACCTGACCGGTCGTTATGATGGTACCAACCAGTTGGGTAAGGCCCGCAGCTCTCGCTGGTTGCCCACTTGGAACGTGTCGTCCTCTTGGAATGCCCATGAGGAGTCGTTCTTCAAAGACTGGATGGAGAAGACCAACGGTGCTGTCAGTCATGCCACCCTGCGTCTGAGCTACTCGCTGACTGGTGAGCAGACCACTGCTTCGAATGCATACCCCATCTACTATCCCACCATCATCTGGCGTCCTCAGAGCGACCAGCAGGAGACAGGTTTGGTGCTCTATCAGTTGGGCAACTCTGATCTGACTTTCGAAAAGAAGTACGAGTTCAACCTGGGTGTTGACCTGGGCTTCCTGAACAACCGCATCAACTTTGTCAGCGACATCTACTGGCGTGACAATAAATCGCTGATGGGCTATATGAATACCAATGGTTACGGTGGCGAACTGCGTAAGTTTGCCAACGTCGCAGCCATGAAGTCGCACGGTATTGAGTTTACCATCTCTTCACAGAACATCCGTACGAAGGATTGGAACTGGAATACCGACTTCACCTTCTCTTACAACAAGACTGAGATTACCCACCTGTTGTCCACCAGTCGTGTGATTGACCTGGTGACTGTTGGCGGTGCCTCACGTTTGGGCTACGACCACCGTTCGCTGTTCTCTATTCCTTTTGTTGGCCTGAACGACGAGGGTATTCCCCAGATCATCAACGAAAAGAACGAGGTGGCAACGTCAGACATCAACTTCCAGGAGCATGTCAATCTGGACTTCCTGAAGTATGAAGGTCCTACAGAACCAGCTTATACCGGTGGTTTAAACAATATGGTGTCATGGAAGAACTGGCGTCTGAACATGTTCTTCACCTATTCGTTCGGCAATAAGATTCGTCTTGACCCAGTCTTCTCTTCTGTCTATAGCGATCAGAGCGCAATGCCTAAGGAGTTCAAAAACCGTTGGGTCATCCCCGGCGATGAGAAGCACACCAACATTCCCGCTATCGCATCAGTTGCCCAATACTATAGCGACCGATATCTGAGCTATGCTTACAATGCATACAACTATTCTACTGCACGTGTGGCCGACGGTGGCTTTATCCGTCTGAAGAACATCTCTCTGTCATACGATTTCGATCCACAGCTGATTTCAAAGATCGGACTCAGCACCGCTTCGCTGAAGCTCGATGCTACCAACGTCTGGCTGCTCTATTCAGACTCCAAACTGAATGGCCAGGATCCTGAGTTTATCAACTCGGGTGGTGTGGCACAGCCTCTGTCAAAGCAGTTCACCTTGACGCTGCGTCTGGGTATCTAA
- the rsmI gene encoding 16S rRNA (cytidine(1402)-2'-O)-methyltransferase — translation MGTLYIVPTPVGNMEDMTLRAIRILKEVDLILAEDTRTSGILLKHFNIKNQLLSHHKFNEHGTSASVVQRLLAGQNVALISDAGTPGISDPGFFLAREAVRAGVEVQCLPGATAFVPALVSSGLPCDRFAFEGFLPQKKGRQTKLQSLVEEERTMIFYESPYRLLKTLQQFAEFFGADRQVSVCREISKIHEESVRGSLEEVIAHFTTTEPRGEIVIVLAGKN, via the coding sequence ATGGGAACATTATATATCGTACCCACACCAGTGGGCAATATGGAGGATATGACGCTGCGCGCCATACGTATCCTGAAGGAAGTTGATTTGATTTTGGCTGAAGATACCCGTACGTCGGGCATCTTGTTGAAGCATTTCAACATCAAGAATCAACTGCTTTCCCATCATAAATTCAACGAACATGGCACGAGTGCCTCGGTTGTTCAGCGGTTGCTGGCTGGACAGAATGTGGCACTTATTAGCGATGCCGGTACGCCAGGCATCAGCGATCCTGGTTTTTTTCTGGCTCGCGAGGCCGTGAGGGCTGGGGTAGAGGTGCAGTGTCTGCCTGGAGCAACGGCTTTTGTGCCAGCGCTGGTGAGCAGCGGTCTGCCATGCGACCGATTCGCCTTTGAAGGTTTCCTGCCTCAGAAGAAGGGGCGCCAGACCAAGTTGCAGTCGCTGGTTGAAGAGGAGCGTACCATGATATTCTATGAGTCGCCCTATAGATTGCTGAAAACGCTGCAACAGTTTGCTGAATTTTTCGGCGCCGACCGTCAGGTGAGCGTTTGTCGCGAGATCTCGAAAATACATGAAGAGAGCGTGCGTGGCAGTCTTGAGGAGGTCATTGCTCACTTCACAACGACCGAGCCCCGTGGCGAGATTGTGATTGTGCTGGCAGGCAAGAATTGA